A genome region from Wielerella bovis includes the following:
- a CDS encoding M16 family metallopeptidase has product MTKLNPILFIFPKVYPMFQKTLALLLLATALSSHAETVKRTLSNGMQIIVQEDHRAPVVLTQLWYKVGSADEFAGKTGLSHALEHMMFKGTQSVPAGEYSSRISALGGEENAYTSTEETVYHVTIAAQHLPKVLELEADRMANLNFSDADFDNEMKVIREERRMRIDDSPEGLLHETLLQTAWQKSPNKTSVIGEMKDLHRLKANDLRRWYRQWYAPNNATLIVIGDVQPETVFTQAEQYFGSLKKRPLPARQNISEVMTRTQPVSKIARGTTKQPMMMLAYRVPHLQKLDETLPYALDMLTNVLDGHSAARFSKNLVRGQEIAQNVGTYYALLARQPQMWTISATPADGVSLAKLKAAIEAEIAEVAQNGITEEELQRARTIEQSNAIYSKDELDKRANLIGTLENVGFAHSDEDEIRRRINQVSAADIQAAAKLLTQERAVYVELLPNE; this is encoded by the coding sequence TTGACCAAACTAAACCCTATTTTGTTTATTTTCCCGAAAGTTTATCCCATGTTTCAAAAAACCCTTGCTTTATTATTGCTTGCCACCGCATTGAGCAGCCACGCGGAAACCGTGAAACGCACTTTGTCCAATGGTATGCAAATCATCGTACAAGAAGACCATCGCGCCCCAGTTGTATTGACACAATTATGGTACAAAGTCGGCAGCGCAGATGAATTTGCAGGCAAAACGGGTTTGAGCCACGCGTTGGAACACATGATGTTCAAAGGCACACAATCCGTGCCAGCGGGCGAATACAGCAGCCGCATTTCCGCATTGGGCGGCGAAGAAAATGCCTACACATCTACCGAAGAAACGGTGTATCACGTTACTATCGCTGCGCAACATTTGCCCAAAGTATTGGAATTGGAAGCCGACCGCATGGCAAATTTGAATTTCAGCGATGCGGATTTTGATAATGAAATGAAAGTGATACGCGAAGAACGCCGTATGCGGATTGATGACAGCCCCGAAGGTTTGTTGCACGAAACCTTGTTGCAAACTGCGTGGCAAAAATCGCCCAATAAAACCAGCGTAATTGGCGAAATGAAAGATTTGCATCGCTTAAAAGCCAATGATTTGCGCCGTTGGTATCGTCAATGGTATGCGCCGAATAATGCCACATTGATAGTGATTGGCGATGTGCAGCCTGAAACCGTGTTTACGCAAGCCGAACAGTATTTTGGCAGCCTGAAAAAACGTCCTTTGCCTGCGCGACAAAATATCAGCGAAGTGATGACACGCACCCAGCCTGTCAGCAAAATTGCGCGTGGTACGACCAAACAGCCAATGATGATGCTGGCTTATCGCGTGCCGCATTTGCAAAAATTGGACGAAACGTTGCCTTACGCGTTGGATATGCTGACCAATGTGTTGGACGGACACAGCGCAGCGCGATTCAGCAAAAATTTGGTGCGTGGACAGGAAATCGCGCAAAATGTGGGTACTTATTACGCGTTGTTGGCACGACAACCGCAAATGTGGACGATTTCTGCCACGCCTGCGGACGGTGTGTCGCTGGCAAAATTGAAAGCAGCGATTGAAGCGGAAATCGCGGAAGTGGCACAAAATGGCATAACGGAAGAAGAATTACAACGCGCTCGCACGATTGAGCAAAGCAATGCCATTTACAGCAAAGATGAACTGGACAAGCGCGCTAATTTAATTGGCACGCTGGAAAATGTTGGTTTTGCGCACAGCGATGAAGATGAAATCCGCCGCCGCATCAACCAAGTCAGCGCGGCAGATATTCAAGCGGCTGCCAAATTGCTGACACAAGAACGTGCAGTTTATGTGGAATTGTTGCCGAATGAATAA